Proteins from a single region of Aerococcus viridans:
- a CDS encoding DUF2075 domain-containing protein → MEKQDSLKPINFERKRFDLDDIREMHTLYIENYPIVYILHQNKETKSRPKAYIGQTVHVHNRMRDHLKNKARKELTDALFIGHQTFNQSATFNIETNLINYFIADNQFSLQNISQTANLSMHNYYQKSLFDDDLFEDIWESLRREGLAKETTDNLKNRDIYKLSPFKTLSEPQRALKENILDYCKRVMQDIHQEKDVKKKVYVIHGEAGTGKSVILSSLFNTLQEEARQSHSVLAGTKNFLLVNHSEMLKTYQQISESLPYLKKKDFAKPTTFINNQKIEEADIVLIDEGHLLLSQADPYNNFYGENHLDAIMDKAKVAVLIFDEKQYLKVKSKWQSDDLKSILKKYDADEYHLTDQFRMNASPAVMNWVNDFVGQKVMPLPPSDDHFEFKVFDDPTAFKDYIYQKNADKGLSRIVSTFDFAHKKNGDVYLVDEAGINLPWNTTNSKVTWSERPETINEVGSIYTVQGFDLNYVGIVLGPSIDYDFETERLTIDPSKYQDTGGYSGANRFASHKEAMAAKEQIILNSINVLMKRGIYGLAIYAVNDNLKRKLQDMRVEAMKNGI, encoded by the coding sequence ATGGAAAAGCAAGACAGCCTTAAACCGATTAATTTCGAGCGTAAAAGGTTTGATCTCGATGACATCCGGGAGATGCATACTTTATACATTGAAAATTACCCAATTGTTTATATCCTGCATCAAAATAAAGAAACGAAATCTCGTCCTAAAGCCTATATCGGCCAAACAGTCCATGTTCACAACCGGATGCGAGACCATTTAAAAAATAAGGCACGTAAAGAATTAACCGACGCCTTGTTTATTGGCCACCAGACCTTTAACCAGTCGGCGACCTTTAATATTGAAACCAACCTGATCAACTATTTTATTGCGGATAACCAATTTTCCTTGCAAAATATCAGCCAGACGGCCAACTTGTCCATGCATAATTATTATCAAAAGTCCTTATTTGACGATGATTTATTTGAGGACATCTGGGAATCCTTACGGCGTGAGGGGTTGGCCAAGGAGACGACTGATAACCTTAAAAATCGAGACATCTATAAATTATCGCCCTTTAAAACTCTGTCTGAACCACAGCGGGCCTTAAAAGAAAATATCCTCGATTATTGCAAGCGGGTTATGCAGGATATTCACCAAGAAAAAGACGTCAAAAAGAAAGTCTACGTCATACATGGGGAAGCTGGAACGGGTAAGAGTGTCATTTTGTCATCCTTATTCAATACCTTACAAGAAGAGGCTCGGCAAAGCCATTCCGTATTGGCGGGGACTAAAAACTTCTTATTGGTCAACCATTCGGAAATGTTGAAAACTTACCAGCAAATCTCAGAATCACTGCCTTATCTAAAGAAGAAGGATTTCGCTAAGCCGACCACTTTCATCAACAATCAAAAAATAGAGGAAGCGGATATTGTCTTAATTGATGAAGGCCATTTGTTGTTGAGCCAAGCGGATCCCTACAACAATTTCTACGGCGAAAACCATTTAGACGCCATCATGGACAAGGCCAAGGTTGCCGTCCTAATTTTTGATGAAAAGCAATATTTGAAGGTCAAGAGTAAGTGGCAGTCGGACGATTTAAAGTCTATTTTGAAGAAATACGACGCCGACGAATACCATTTGACCGACCAGTTCCGTATGAACGCCTCTCCAGCAGTCATGAATTGGGTGAATGATTTTGTTGGGCAAAAAGTGATGCCACTTCCACCTTCTGACGACCACTTTGAATTCAAGGTCTTCGACGATCCAACCGCCTTTAAAGATTATATCTACCAAAAGAATGCGGATAAGGGACTGTCACGAATTGTGTCCACCTTTGATTTTGCCCATAAGAAGAATGGCGACGTCTACCTGGTGGATGAAGCTGGCATCAACCTACCTTGGAATACGACCAATAGTAAGGTGACCTGGTCAGAGCGGCCAGAAACCATCAATGAAGTCGGGTCCATTTACACAGTCCAGGGATTTGATTTAAACTATGTGGGTATTGTACTTGGACCGTCAATTGATTATGATTTTGAGACCGAAAGATTAACCATCGATCCAAGCAAATATCAAGATACGGGTGGTTACAGCGGTGCTAATCGTTTTGCCAGTCACAAGGAGGCCATGGCCGCTAAAGAGCAGATTATCTTGAATTCAATCAACGTCTTGATGAAGCGGGGAATATACGGCTTAGCCATTTATGCGGTCAATGACAATTTGAAGCGGAAATTACAGGACATGAGAGTGGAGGCAATGAAGAATGGCATCTAG
- the mutS gene encoding DNA mismatch repair protein MutS, producing MPQKTKQTPMMEQYNEMKGQYPDAFLFFRLGDFYEMFNDDALKAAQILEITLTSRNKNAEDPIPMCGIPYHSASEYIKTLVSQGHKVAIAEQLEDPKLTKGMVKRGVVKVLTPGTYMNDSIGVVENNYLSALDYVNGQYILAFSDVGTGELKVTTLDDFNAVLTEFAQLQSKELVVSQAIPKHQVEELQHLQSFTLSPFELTAEVGATTRESYKQILADISDDQELNGLLLLLTYVNSMSHQAIDHWQAATHYEVAHYLHMDYYAKSNLELTESVRTKKRQGSLLAFLNKTETAMGFRLLKNWLDRPLISLPAIERRQSQIEDLIEHYFQRLEIKDLLHGVYDLERLVAKVAMGNVNPKELLQLNQSLSRVPGIIDTIDQIAADNEDESVWANIQGQITALPALTDTIARAIKEDAPATLKDGNVIADGFNPQLDEYRYAMRNGQQWIAQLQADERAKTGIKSLKVGYNKVFGYYIEVTKANLHLLEEGRYDRKQTLTNAERFITPELKKVEAKILEAEEQSQVLEHQLFQAVREEVKRHQVTLQAIASTVATIDVLQSLAEISEAHQYVKPQFMTDKRDLYLKESRHPVVEGVIGQDRFVPNDIVMDPETSILMITGPNMSGKSTYMRQLGLIVILAQMGSFVPAKEARLPIFDKIFTRIGAADDLLAGQSTFMVEMMEANQALQHATDNSLLLFDELGRGTSTYDGIALAQAILVYIHDHFDAKVLFSTHYHELTALDESLPRLANIHVGASEEDGELVFLHKVFNGATDKSYGIHVAKLAGMPGELLQNAQVVLKELEANNLNEVNKDQQLSLFDLVHEVTPVQPVDNRPVEAGSQAVIDQLKAEDIYNLTPIQALNFLAELKSQL from the coding sequence ATGCCTCAAAAAACCAAACAAACGCCAATGATGGAACAATATAATGAAATGAAGGGCCAATATCCGGATGCCTTCCTGTTCTTTCGTCTAGGTGATTTTTATGAAATGTTTAATGATGATGCCTTAAAAGCGGCCCAAATTTTAGAAATTACCTTAACCTCGCGCAATAAAAATGCGGAAGATCCAATCCCTATGTGTGGGATTCCATACCATTCAGCCAGCGAATATATTAAAACCTTGGTCAGCCAAGGTCATAAGGTGGCAATTGCTGAACAATTGGAAGACCCCAAATTAACCAAAGGCATGGTCAAACGTGGTGTTGTTAAAGTCTTGACACCGGGGACTTATATGAATGACAGCATTGGCGTGGTTGAAAACAACTACCTTTCTGCCCTAGATTACGTTAATGGCCAATACATTTTAGCCTTTTCGGATGTGGGTACTGGGGAGTTAAAAGTGACTACACTAGACGACTTTAATGCTGTTTTGACAGAATTTGCCCAATTACAATCAAAAGAATTGGTTGTTTCCCAAGCTATACCAAAACACCAGGTAGAAGAATTACAACACCTACAATCCTTCACCTTATCACCTTTTGAGTTAACAGCTGAAGTAGGGGCGACAACAAGAGAAAGTTACAAGCAAATCCTAGCTGACATTTCGGATGACCAGGAATTGAATGGTCTCTTATTACTATTGACTTATGTAAATTCTATGTCCCACCAAGCAATTGACCATTGGCAGGCGGCGACCCACTATGAAGTAGCGCATTACCTCCACATGGACTACTATGCCAAAAGTAATTTGGAATTAACCGAATCAGTTAGAACCAAGAAACGGCAAGGGTCCTTGTTAGCCTTCTTAAATAAAACAGAAACGGCTATGGGCTTTCGTTTACTAAAAAATTGGTTGGATAGACCACTGATTTCCCTACCGGCAATTGAACGGCGTCAATCCCAAATTGAAGATTTGATCGAACATTATTTCCAACGTCTTGAAATTAAAGACCTATTACACGGGGTGTATGACTTGGAGCGGTTAGTGGCAAAAGTAGCCATGGGGAACGTTAACCCTAAAGAATTACTACAATTAAACCAGTCACTAAGTCGGGTCCCAGGAATTATTGACACCATTGACCAAATTGCAGCGGATAATGAAGATGAAAGTGTCTGGGCCAATATCCAAGGGCAAATTACAGCCTTACCAGCATTAACCGATACGATTGCAAGGGCCATCAAGGAAGATGCACCGGCGACTTTAAAAGATGGGAATGTCATTGCGGATGGCTTTAACCCGCAATTAGACGAATACCGGTATGCCATGCGTAACGGGCAACAGTGGATTGCTCAATTGCAGGCGGATGAACGGGCCAAAACGGGTATTAAATCCCTTAAAGTTGGCTATAATAAGGTCTTTGGTTACTATATCGAAGTGACAAAAGCCAACCTGCATTTACTTGAAGAAGGCCGTTATGACCGCAAGCAGACCTTAACCAACGCTGAACGGTTTATTACACCTGAACTAAAAAAAGTGGAAGCAAAAATTCTTGAAGCGGAAGAACAGTCACAAGTCCTTGAACACCAACTTTTCCAAGCAGTACGTGAAGAAGTGAAGCGTCATCAAGTGACCTTGCAGGCGATTGCGAGTACAGTAGCTACTATTGATGTGCTTCAGTCCTTAGCGGAGATTTCAGAAGCCCACCAATACGTGAAACCACAATTCATGACCGACAAACGTGACTTGTACTTGAAAGAATCAAGACACCCGGTGGTTGAAGGGGTCATTGGCCAAGATCGATTTGTGCCTAATGATATCGTGATGGATCCTGAAACAAGCATTTTGATGATTACAGGGCCAAATATGTCAGGTAAATCAACGTACATGCGGCAATTAGGACTGATTGTCATTCTGGCCCAAATGGGGTCTTTTGTACCAGCTAAGGAAGCCCGTTTACCGATTTTTGATAAGATTTTCACCCGGATTGGGGCGGCAGATGATCTTTTAGCGGGTCAGTCGACTTTCATGGTGGAAATGATGGAAGCCAATCAAGCTTTGCAACACGCCACCGATAATTCCCTATTATTATTTGATGAATTGGGACGCGGAACGTCTACTTATGACGGGATTGCCTTGGCCCAAGCCATCTTGGTCTATATCCATGACCACTTCGATGCGAAAGTCCTTTTTTCAACGCATTACCACGAACTTACAGCCCTAGATGAAAGTTTACCACGCTTAGCCAATATTCATGTTGGGGCTAGTGAAGAGGACGGGGAATTGGTCTTCTTGCATAAGGTATTTAACGGTGCAACGGACAAGTCTTACGGGATTCATGTAGCCAAATTGGCCGGTATGCCGGGTGAATTGTTGCAGAATGCCCAAGTGGTCTTGAAGGAACTTGAAGCCAACAATTTAAATGAAGTCAATAAGGACCAACAGCTGTCGCTATTTGATTTAGTCCATGAAGTGACGCCAGTTCAACCGGTAGACAATAGGCCAGTGGAAGCAGGCAGTCAAGCAGTAATCGACCAATTGAAGGCTGAAGATATTTATAACTTAACACCGATTCAGGCCTTAAACTTCTTAGCAGAATTAAAGAGTCAATTATAA
- a CDS encoding nucleotide pyrophosphohydrolase: MASSMDKVNQFRDERNWRQFHNEKDLALSITLEASELLEIFQWKTAAEGVEDLDAIKDELADVLIYAYMLADNLNLDIDDIIERKLIKNKEKYPVEKSRNNNSKYTEL; encoded by the coding sequence ATGGCATCTAGTATGGACAAGGTCAATCAATTTCGGGATGAGCGAAACTGGCGACAATTTCACAATGAGAAGGATTTAGCCCTATCAATCACCTTGGAAGCGTCGGAATTACTGGAAATCTTCCAGTGGAAAACGGCAGCCGAGGGTGTTGAGGATTTGGACGCTATTAAAGATGAATTAGCGGATGTGCTGATTTATGCCTACATGTTGGCGGACAATTTAAACTTGGATATCGATGACATTATCGAGCGCAAGTTGATTAAAAATAAGGAAAAATATCCCGTTGAAAAAAGCCGTAATAATAATAGTAAATATACTGAATTATAA
- the ruvB gene encoding Holliday junction branch migration DNA helicase RuvB, giving the protein MVHNGQIHSPHAQADETQELSLRPKFLREYIGQAELKEELAIYIQAAENRDEALDHVLLYGPPGLGKTTLANIIANEMGVNIQTTSGPAIEKTGDLLVLLNELSAGDVLFIDEIHRLPRVVEEMLYSAMEDYQVDIIVGQDEGAHPVHFPLPPFTLIGATTRPGALSSPLRHRFGIVQHLRYYTVDELATIVERTARLFEVPIKDQAAKEIGMRSRGTPRIANRLLKRVRDFAQVYHEDGLIDDPITDKALSILKVDQAGLDETDRKILDVIIRYYGGGPVGLSTIAANISEETTTIEDMYEPFLIQNGFLQRTPRGRLATPKAYDHLGIPYAEEF; this is encoded by the coding sequence ATCGTCCACAACGGCCAAATTCATTCACCCCATGCACAAGCAGATGAAACCCAGGAATTATCCTTACGACCTAAGTTTTTGCGGGAATATATTGGCCAAGCTGAATTAAAAGAAGAGTTAGCGATTTATATACAAGCCGCTGAAAATCGTGATGAAGCCCTTGACCATGTCCTCCTTTATGGACCACCAGGTTTAGGGAAAACCACCCTGGCTAATATTATCGCCAATGAAATGGGGGTTAATATTCAAACCACTTCTGGACCAGCCATTGAAAAAACAGGAGACCTACTAGTCTTGTTAAATGAGCTGTCAGCAGGAGATGTTTTGTTTATTGATGAAATTCATCGCTTACCCCGAGTGGTAGAAGAAATGTTGTATTCTGCTATGGAAGATTACCAAGTAGATATTATTGTTGGACAAGATGAAGGGGCGCACCCTGTGCATTTTCCGCTGCCACCTTTTACCCTAATTGGGGCTACTACGAGACCAGGAGCTTTGTCTTCACCGCTACGACATCGGTTTGGGATTGTTCAACATTTACGCTACTATACAGTGGATGAATTAGCGACCATTGTTGAACGGACAGCCCGTTTATTTGAGGTGCCAATTAAAGATCAAGCTGCGAAAGAAATTGGGATGCGGTCACGAGGGACACCTCGTATCGCCAATCGATTATTAAAGAGGGTTCGTGATTTTGCCCAAGTCTATCACGAAGATGGTCTAATTGACGATCCTATCACGGATAAGGCCTTATCTATTTTGAAAGTTGACCAGGCAGGTTTAGACGAAACGGACCGAAAGATTCTCGATGTGATTATTCGCTATTATGGTGGGGGACCGGTTGGTTTGTCGACTATAGCAGCGAATATTTCAGAGGAAACGACAACAATAGAAGATATGTATGAACCCTTCTTAATTCAAAATGGGTTCTTACAAAGAACGCCACGTGGTCGTCTAGCAACACCAAAGGCCTACGACCATTTAGGCATACCCTATGCGGAGGAATTTTAA
- a CDS encoding Nramp family divalent metal transporter has protein sequence MAEESSIENKRKISDLSLSEINGTVEVPTGKGFWRTLLAYSGPGALVAVGYMDPGNWSTSITGGQNFQYMLMSVILVSSLVAMLLQYMAAKLGIVTQEDLAQAIRLRTGKKLAFVLWIITELAIMATDIAEVIGAAIALYLLFNIPLLIAVLITVLDVLLLLLLAHIGFRKIEAFVVCLIFVILFVFIYQVALSNPTWSAIIASFVPTSDVLQTSPAVNGMTPLAGSLGIIGATVMPHNLYLHSAISQSRKIDHANQDQVAAAVRFTMWDSNIQLGLAFVVNALLLVMGAAVFKTGVVQDPSFFGLYEALSNPKFMANSVLADLASKGVLATLFAVALLASGQNSTITGTLTGQVIMEGFIEMKLPLWVRRLITRLIAIIPVVLSVIYTSQKGTVEEHIALNNLMNNSQVFLALALPFSIIPLLMITDAEKDMGHRFKNTLIVKFLGWVSVIGLTVLNMLGLPDEILSFFGDNPTAGQISLAHVLVILTMAFILSLLVWTILTLYKGNKALVK, from the coding sequence ATGGCAGAAGAATCAAGTATAGAAAATAAAAGAAAAATCAGCGATCTTTCACTAAGTGAAATAAACGGAACAGTTGAAGTCCCAACCGGTAAAGGATTTTGGCGGACACTCTTAGCTTATTCCGGACCAGGTGCCCTGGTTGCCGTCGGTTATATGGATCCAGGCAACTGGTCAACTTCCATTACTGGTGGGCAAAATTTTCAATACATGCTGATGTCTGTGATTTTAGTATCATCACTTGTGGCCATGCTACTCCAATATATGGCAGCCAAACTAGGGATTGTCACCCAAGAAGATTTGGCCCAGGCCATCCGCTTACGGACCGGTAAAAAACTAGCTTTTGTCTTATGGATCATTACTGAATTGGCGATTATGGCAACTGATATTGCAGAAGTTATTGGGGCAGCCATTGCCTTATACCTCCTGTTCAATATTCCCTTACTCATTGCTGTTTTGATTACAGTCTTAGATGTCCTGCTCCTATTATTACTTGCCCACATCGGATTTCGGAAGATTGAAGCCTTTGTCGTTTGTTTGATTTTTGTTATCCTATTCGTATTTATCTACCAAGTGGCCTTATCAAATCCAACTTGGTCAGCCATTATCGCATCCTTTGTCCCAACCAGTGATGTCCTCCAAACTAGTCCAGCTGTGAACGGGATGACACCCTTAGCTGGTTCTCTAGGTATTATCGGTGCAACAGTCATGCCCCACAACTTGTACCTGCATTCCGCTATTTCACAAAGTCGGAAAATAGACCACGCGAATCAAGATCAAGTGGCGGCTGCAGTACGGTTTACCATGTGGGACTCTAACATTCAATTGGGGCTCGCCTTTGTCGTCAATGCCTTACTACTTGTCATGGGGGCTGCAGTTTTCAAAACCGGCGTCGTTCAAGACCCGTCATTCTTTGGTTTATATGAAGCCTTGTCTAATCCAAAATTTATGGCCAATTCTGTCTTAGCAGATTTAGCGTCAAAAGGTGTATTGGCCACATTATTCGCCGTTGCACTACTTGCTTCGGGTCAAAATTCAACTATTACAGGGACCCTTACCGGTCAAGTTATTATGGAAGGTTTTATTGAAATGAAATTACCACTTTGGGTTCGTCGGTTAATTACCCGTTTAATCGCCATTATCCCAGTCGTATTGAGTGTCATATATACGAGCCAAAAAGGGACCGTTGAAGAGCATATCGCCTTGAATAACCTGATGAACAATTCCCAAGTCTTCTTAGCCCTTGCCCTACCATTTTCAATCATTCCTTTACTCATGATTACCGACGCTGAAAAAGATATGGGTCATCGCTTTAAAAATACCCTTATCGTCAAATTTTTAGGTTGGGTATCTGTTATTGGTTTAACTGTTTTAAACATGCTTGGTTTACCGGATGAAATCTTGTCCTTCTTCGGTGACAATCCGACTGCTGGGCAAATTTCCCTAGCCCATGTCCTAGTTATTTTAACTATGGCCTTCATCCTATCCTTACTCGTTTGGACCATCCTCACCTTATATAAAGGCAATAAGGCATTGGTAAAATAA
- the mutL gene encoding DNA mismatch repair endonuclease MutL gives MAIQELPIQVANQIAAGEVVERPASVVKELVENAIDAGASEIAIHIKEAGLRSIQVIDNGRGIAADQVGLAFKRHATSKIYSSSDLFRIRTLGFRGEALPSIASVSEVTMNTSDGESSSEIYIKDGEIVDQKTSALRRGTSVLVENLFYNTPARLKYLKSLQTELAHITDIINREALGHPDIRFNYTHDGKTLLSTNGKGRVNEVLAAIYGFRQAKDMVAIEGENLDFHISGYVSLPAVTRASKSYMSLFVNGRFIKNYKLNQAILKGYGSKLMVGRYPIAVIYIELDPQLIDVNVHPTKQEVRISKEDDLYDMIKTGIIDALAPVQRIPDVYADGEGDDGQSVNNSDSFASITSGQNNYRPLSQPTTYLGEQASFDFSASQSNHGSKAQQDANSPFSGNGFSGNFNEDFGEDVNQSVQVPAYLRDEAQVVQAEDLENEADYSDEAPVAYLDTEQEVNLPKPHNKPVWQTVKQVRALDQAIVDRNMSFPELTYVGQMQGTYLVAENETGMYLVDQHAAQERIKYEYYRDTIVEFGTAMQSLLLPIVFDFSNSEAQKIDQIRPKLLEMGIDLEPFGPNAFQLQQHPIWMGKKNVQKIVEDLIALVLEDPKATVGNYREATAIMMSCKRSIKANHYLDDMQAKQLLYDLAYTKNPYNCPHGRPVLVHFSNYEIERMFKRIQDPHESPQF, from the coding sequence ATGGCGATACAAGAATTACCTATTCAAGTAGCCAACCAGATTGCAGCGGGGGAAGTGGTTGAACGACCAGCCTCAGTTGTCAAGGAACTTGTGGAAAACGCGATAGATGCAGGCGCCAGTGAAATTGCGATTCACATAAAGGAAGCCGGATTACGGTCTATTCAAGTGATTGATAATGGAAGAGGGATTGCAGCGGACCAAGTTGGCCTAGCCTTTAAACGACATGCAACCTCAAAAATATATAGTTCAAGTGACTTGTTTAGAATACGGACACTGGGATTTAGGGGTGAGGCTTTGCCGTCAATCGCCTCAGTTTCAGAAGTGACCATGAATACATCGGACGGGGAATCTTCAAGTGAAATCTATATTAAAGATGGGGAAATCGTTGACCAGAAGACGTCTGCTTTAAGACGGGGGACGTCTGTATTGGTAGAGAACCTCTTCTACAATACGCCAGCCCGTTTGAAATACTTGAAGAGTTTGCAAACAGAATTAGCCCATATTACAGATATCATTAACCGTGAGGCCCTTGGACATCCAGACATTCGCTTTAACTATACCCATGACGGGAAAACCTTATTGTCAACAAATGGTAAGGGCCGGGTCAATGAAGTCTTAGCGGCCATTTACGGATTTAGACAGGCCAAAGATATGGTAGCTATTGAAGGCGAAAACTTAGACTTTCACATTTCAGGATACGTGTCCTTACCAGCTGTCACTAGAGCCAGCAAGTCTTATATGTCCCTGTTTGTTAATGGTCGTTTTATCAAAAACTATAAGTTAAACCAGGCCATTTTAAAGGGTTATGGATCTAAATTAATGGTCGGACGTTACCCAATTGCAGTCATTTATATTGAACTTGACCCGCAATTAATCGATGTGAATGTGCATCCAACCAAGCAAGAGGTCCGTATTTCTAAAGAAGACGACCTCTATGATATGATTAAAACCGGCATTATTGATGCCTTAGCCCCTGTACAACGGATTCCGGATGTATATGCAGACGGTGAAGGAGACGATGGCCAATCAGTCAATAACAGCGATTCATTTGCTTCAATAACTTCTGGGCAAAACAACTACCGTCCTCTAAGCCAGCCAACTACTTATCTTGGCGAACAAGCCAGTTTCGACTTCTCGGCCAGTCAAAGCAATCATGGCAGCAAGGCACAACAAGACGCCAATAGCCCTTTTTCAGGCAATGGTTTCAGTGGAAACTTCAATGAAGATTTCGGTGAAGATGTCAATCAATCTGTCCAAGTGCCGGCTTACTTGCGTGATGAAGCTCAGGTGGTTCAAGCAGAAGACCTTGAAAATGAGGCTGATTATTCAGATGAGGCGCCAGTAGCTTATTTGGATACGGAACAAGAAGTGAACTTGCCAAAACCTCACAACAAACCAGTCTGGCAAACGGTTAAACAAGTTCGGGCGCTTGACCAGGCTATCGTAGACCGGAATATGTCCTTTCCCGAGTTGACTTATGTGGGGCAAATGCAGGGGACTTATTTGGTGGCTGAAAATGAGACGGGCATGTATTTGGTGGACCAACATGCGGCCCAGGAGCGGATTAAGTACGAATACTACCGGGATACCATTGTGGAATTTGGAACGGCAATGCAGAGTTTATTATTACCGATTGTTTTCGATTTCTCAAATTCAGAGGCCCAAAAGATTGACCAAATCCGGCCAAAATTGTTGGAAATGGGGATTGATTTAGAACCCTTTGGTCCAAATGCCTTCCAGTTACAGCAGCACCCAATTTGGATGGGCAAGAAGAATGTCCAAAAAATTGTGGAAGATTTGATTGCCTTAGTTTTAGAAGATCCTAAAGCAACGGTAGGCAATTACCGGGAAGCAACGGCTATTATGATGTCATGTAAACGGTCGATTAAAGCCAACCATTATTTAGACGACATGCAGGCGAAACAGTTGCTGTATGACTTGGCTTATACCAAAAATCCTTATAACTGCCCGCACGGTCGACCAGTCCTGGTCCATTTTTCAAATTATGAAATTGAGCGAATGTTCAAGCGAATTCAAGATCCGCACGAGTCACCTCAATTTTAA
- the ruvA gene encoding Holliday junction branch migration protein RuvA, producing the protein MYEFMIGQVESVYPDAVILETGGIGYYIYMANPYRFTDKIGQDQPVKIWLYQSVSENDIRLYGFKSQEEKIIFLQLISVSGIGPKSALSILSLDDNAGLVAAIQAEDNAFLMKFPGVGKKTAGQIVLDLKEKLPKVLAESPSSALFKQEGLDIQGADQVNLPFMHELEEAMASLGYSQREINRVVKNADFTGVTATSEAIRIALKFITKR; encoded by the coding sequence ATGTACGAATTTATGATAGGTCAGGTTGAAAGTGTCTATCCAGATGCTGTCATACTTGAAACGGGGGGGATTGGCTACTATATTTATATGGCCAATCCTTATCGTTTTACAGACAAAATCGGGCAAGACCAACCAGTGAAAATTTGGTTGTATCAATCTGTTTCAGAGAATGACATCCGTTTATATGGCTTTAAATCACAAGAAGAGAAGATTATCTTCCTGCAGTTGATTTCTGTTTCTGGTATCGGCCCTAAATCCGCCTTATCCATCCTATCATTAGACGATAACGCCGGTTTAGTCGCAGCCATCCAGGCAGAAGACAATGCCTTTTTAATGAAATTTCCAGGTGTTGGCAAAAAGACAGCCGGCCAGATTGTGCTGGATTTGAAAGAAAAACTGCCAAAAGTTTTAGCTGAGTCTCCGTCATCTGCACTATTCAAGCAAGAAGGCTTGGATATTCAAGGGGCAGACCAAGTCAACCTACCATTCATGCATGAACTTGAAGAGGCCATGGCTAGTCTTGGCTACAGCCAAAGAGAAATCAATCGCGTAGTGAAAAACGCTGACTTCACAGGTGTGACCGCTACATCAGAAGCCATTCGCATCGCCTTGAAATTTATCACAAAACGTTAA
- the msrB gene encoding peptide-methionine (R)-S-oxide reductase MsrB gives MTKDYNKEERLKELSELEYEVTQNAGTERPFTGQYDDFYEQGIYVDIVSGKPLFVSTDKFDAGCGWPSFSKPILEDEIEELDDSSYGMKRIEVRSKDADTHLGHVFNDGPAELGGLRYCINSASLRFVSLEDMDKEGYGDLKELVK, from the coding sequence ATGACAAAAGACTACAATAAAGAAGAACGTTTGAAAGAACTATCTGAATTAGAATATGAAGTAACACAAAACGCGGGTACTGAACGCCCATTTACTGGTCAATATGACGACTTCTACGAGCAAGGTATTTACGTGGATATCGTGAGCGGTAAACCATTATTTGTATCTACTGATAAATTTGATGCCGGTTGTGGTTGGCCATCATTTTCAAAACCAATTCTGGAAGATGAAATCGAAGAGTTAGATGACTCTTCATATGGTATGAAACGTATTGAAGTCCGTTCAAAAGACGCAGATACCCACTTAGGTCACGTATTTAACGATGGCCCAGCTGAATTAGGTGGCTTGCGTTACTGCATCAACTCAGCTTCACTTCGTTTCGTATCGCTAGAAGATATGGACAAAGAAGGCTACGGCGACTTGAAAGAATTAGTGAAGTAA